The genomic DNA ACCATTCTGCATTTTGCATTTCCTATCTCGGCTCGGCGGCCTTGCTGCGGATCAGCGTGCCGATCTTCTCGCCGCTGACGGCCCGCACGATATTACCCACCTTGCGGAAATTGAAGACCAGGATCGGCATGTCGTGCTCCATGCACTGCGTAATGGCCGTGGGGTCCATCACTCGCAAATTCTGCTCGCGGACGGCCTGATAGCTCAACTCGCTATACAGAACCGCGTGCGGATTCTTCTCTGGATCGTCGCTATAGACGCCGTCGACGCGGGTCGCTTTGAGCAAGATATCGGCGTCCAGTTCCAACGCGCGTTGCGCGGCCGCCGTGTCGGTAGTTACGAACGGGCTTCCGGTGCCGCAGGCCAGGATCACGATCCGCCCCTTCTCTAAATGCCGGGCGGCGCGGCGACGAATATACGGCTCGGCCACGCCGTCCATGCGAATGGCCGAGGACAGCCGCGTGGCACAACCCAACGATTCGAGCGCGTCCTGCAGGGCCAGCCCGTTGATCACCGTGGCCAGCATCCCCATGTAGTGGCTCGTGGCCTCTTGAATCTTGCTACTCGCCGAGGCGAACTGAGCGCCGCGCAAGATATTGCCGCCGCCGATCACGATCGCGATTTGCACGCCGCGCTCGGCGGCCTTCGCCGTTTGCTCGGCCGTGTGCACGACCGCGTCCATACTGATGCCACGTTCACCGGCATGGGCAAAGCTTTCGCCGGAAAGTTTTAACACAACACGGCGATGGGTCTGCAGCGGGTCCGACATGGCGAGAGCAACTTTCGAATCAGGATCTACTTAGGAAAACAACCATCTTCCGTCCGCCAACCGCCAACACCGAGCCCGTCGCAACGTAGCGCGCTCTGCGCCTACACCTTGGCCAGTTCCCATAGCACGTACCGCTTCATCTTCATGCCGGCCTCTTTGGCCACGGTGCCAACAGTCTTCTTGTCGTCCTTGACGAACGGTTGCTCGCTGAGAACTTTGTCCGCGTAGAAGTTCTTCATCCGCCCTTCGACCATCTTCGCCAGGATGTTCTCGGGCTTGCCCTCTTTGCGGGCCGCCTCGGTGAGAATCTCGCGTTCCTTGTCCACCAGGCTCGCGTCGAGGTCCTCTTTCGAGAGTGCCGCCGGACGCTGCGCCGCGATGTGCATG from Pirellulales bacterium includes the following:
- the pyrH gene encoding UMP kinase: MSDPLQTHRRVVLKLSGESFAHAGERGISMDAVVHTAEQTAKAAERGVQIAIVIGGGNILRGAQFASASSKIQEATSHYMGMLATVINGLALQDALESLGCATRLSSAIRMDGVAEPYIRRRAARHLEKGRIVILACGTGSPFVTTDTAAAQRALELDADILLKATRVDGVYSDDPEKNPHAVLYSELSYQAVREQNLRVMDPTAITQCMEHDMPILVFNFRKVGNIVRAVSGEKIGTLIRSKAAEPR